TCTACTCTGTCTGTCGTATATCAGTAACTGTTTTACTATTAATTTGTTTCATATGTTGATATGTTTTATAGATGTTTTGCCGTTTTAAACAGTATTTGGAGCGTTTTTGATAATCTACCGTTGGTCGTCTCGCGGTGATGACGTCATCATTCGCTCGCACCTTCAGTCAGCCTCGAGTCGTCTGAGGTGAGCAGTTCACGCTATTTCGTGGTAAGACAGTTTGTTTAAAGCAACATTTACGAGGtcatttctaaaatgttttctttgggTTCGTCGCTATTTGTGTGTTTGCTAActaaaatcttatttttaaagAAGAAGGTTTTATTTCCTTGTTTCTATTCACACAAAACGATAAGATGCTAGCGAACTACTTTGCTGTTATGAAATCGAACTATATTTAGATTCATATGGACACATTACAGTTGCTGATAATGGATgccattaatgtttatttttatattgtatatatttttatgtattatttgagaaataatataatatcactTTCATAGGCTTTCAGCATATATTCTGACTCAAACAATCTGTTTCTAGCAGCAAATACTTAGAATAAAGTGAGATGATCTGCTGCTGATCCTGAATGTCTTGTTTAATGAGTATTGATAGTCTATGGATCATCACTATTATCAGAGCAGCTGAAAAGCCTCTTTATCTCATGTCAATAGATCCTCATTCTATTGAATGAGTTATTGTGACATCGACAAGATATAGGTAAGCATCATAATggcatttattatagcttgagtggatttttaaaaaaatgattactaaatgaaaacaaacattacaaataaaacCGCGCTGAACTTtattacaaaaaagtaaaacagtACTGAACCATGAAAATGCACTGTACtttttgaatatataaaaatgtattaattataacTTAATGTTAGTTTATAGTGCATTAACTGTTAAGagataaaactttaaaatgtaaaaatgcattattaaatgttgaaattaattaatgaacAATACTTATATTAACCTTAGTTactcttattttaaattgttacaatTGCTTATAAATCCAAACATTCATGCTTATAGATGGTTATCTTTAAATGTCTACACAAAGGCTATAGCATTGAAATTAGACATGTTTATTGTATGTATACtataccaaagactatagaataacacaagacatgtcactcgtattgttttgaatgggagaaagtgtaacgctcaatatggcggaataagtcccgccttcaaaataagagccaatcgccgacctgtaaagccatcgcgtcactgcagcggccgttagaagcaccggtttctatagaaacagtcagacgcgcgcctccgaaatgaggcacaagagacgcgcatttaggtctgcgcatgcgcattagcttgatccagcctaaatactgtttttttttgtcatgatttgagcgtttggaaaaaaaattttatgagacagttgttgtcagatttcattggtgatttcaaatatgaaatttaattgaaagcttggcaaacagctttggagaatttgatgtttccccattcaaagagataggagctgcacgatgcccaggatgcccgagaggcgtttcaaagatggccaccgagtgaaatgacttgtcttaaagggactttggatacactcatgtcacgattcgaaACAAATCGATACTGAACTCCTGATACGATACTTAACGCAATATTTTAAGCCAAAATGAAGAGTAATAAAGCATAATTGGGGCACTAATAGCTACTTTACTAGATAGCAGGGGTTGAACgacttcagattttttaaagtcgacatttatgtgattaaagtcAAGTCGAAGTTAACTAGTCGATGATGACGTCATTtatggggccgttcacacaaaacgcatttttccatttcaatgcgttacttttccattgtttttctatgtaaatacgTGCTAGACGGACGTGTATATGACCGTTGTGCTCATGtcttgcatcttttgcagcatctcgcgCATTCTACACGCCGTTATAAAACGCGGCGCTCAAGTTcaaatcagttcaacttttaaaaaaacgtgTCTCGAGACCTTGCATTTTTCCCCTATTCTACTGcccgtgttctgtgtgaacgaccTCGAGCTGAGACTGggacatttattttaactttttttttttttttttttgtcttagggtcattatttttatcagttctaTTGTCTTTGGGTTGTTATATTTCTCACAGAATTTCTGCTTGTTCTAAATCAGATGCAGATAAAGTAGCAcagtaaagattacatttatatgaatgcattagtgagaGAGAGTGCGTGTGAATTAATTCTACTTGGCAGCATctctctactaatagtgaagctgtgggttttagttactaagaaatatatgctagaacttttcagtttctaagttagttaattaataaatcacaaaataGTGCTGACAATACATTTTTGTGCTACTGAATGATTCTTGATCTATCTGCACATGATGTGCGCGTATAGCAGTGCAGTTTAGAATGGTGATTAACTTACCTGTACAATGAGCTATTTAAAACGTGCATTCACCCGATCAATTTTGAGTATCCAGATGGTATAATTTTGGAGTGCTTTCATTAACTTTAGGATATGTAGCGTAAATGTGGACTTCAAAGATTTTTCCTGCTGCGCCCTCTATAGGCCATGTCCAGCGACTAGTCGATGTCATGCTTAAAGCGTCATGGCAGGGCGTTAAAGTCGACTAGTCGGTACAACCCctactagatagatagatagatatgtgaacataaatacttaaaatgtgttaattaatataaaaacaaactcaGTGATTTCTTCTTGATTTTGTCAGATCTGCTCCTCCTCcttcagtgaagctcctcccactgcAATTCACCAGTAAATGCTGGAATATTCCCATCAGCCTAAAAGTGAAGATGAGCATCAAACCatcaggaagagctgaaatctgcaaggacagagtttattgaaggacagtgagaacatgagagATCCAGAACActgcagaatgaaacacactgaagaacaaagaggttggtgtttattccTGATTCTTCATTAATGAGGCTGAAGAACAGTAAGATTATAAAGCAGTTAATCAGATTCAGTGTTTGTAGTAGGAAAAGAGTTCAACCAATAAATAATAGGGGACACTTtctacagtcatgtgaaaaagttagGACATCCTATTGTATTCCATGCTTTTCAATATCAgggcataataaaaaatcatctagtgcttggcaggtcttaaaatttaataaaaactcAGTATGACATGACATATACTGTGTCGtcgtttatttaacaaaaatagcCAAGACGGAAAAGCCATGAGTGACAAAGTTAGGACACCCTATGATTCAATTGCTTGTGGATCCACTTTTAGCAGTAATAACTTTAAgtaatcattttctgtatgactttatcaTTCTGGAGGAATTTGGCCCGCTCTTCTTTACAACGTTGCTTCAGTTTGAGGTTTGTGAGCATTTGTTAATGCACAGCTCGCGCCACAGCATTTCAGTCGGGATGAGGTCTGGACTTCACTGGGCCATTGCAACAccttgattcttttctttttcagccatcCTGTTGTAGATTTGCTGGTAGATCATTGTCCAGTTGCATAACCCAATTTTGGCCAAGCTTTAGCTGTCGGACAGATGGCCTCACGTTTGACTCTAGAAAACTTTGGTATTCAGAGGAGTTCATGGTCGACTCAATGACTGTGAGGTGCCCATGGCtacaaaacaagcccaaaatcATCAGCCCTCCACCAGTATGCTTGACTTTTGGTATGAGAtgtttgtgctgatatgctgtgtttggttttcaccaaacttggtgaTGTGCATTATGGTCAAACATCTCCACTTTGGTCTCATCTGTCTAAAGGACATTGTTCTAGACGTCTTTATTTTAgttcagatgcaactttgcaaacctaagcCATGCTCCCATGCTTTTTTTAGCGAAAAGAGGCTTTCTCATGGCAACCCTTACAAACATTCCATACTTGTCCCgtctttttctaattgtactgtcttgaactttatcatttaacatgttaactgaggcctgtagagtctgaAGGGTAGCTCTTGGGTTGTCAGCAATCTCTCTGAGCATTGCAAGCTCTGATCATGGGCTGAATTTGCTGGGATGTCCACTCCTGGGAAGATAGGCAACTGTCTTGAATGTTTTCCACTTGTGAATAATGATGGACTTCAAACTGTTTGGAAATGGCCTTGTAACCCTTCTCAGATTGGTAggcagcaacaattgcttctctaagatcattgctgatgcattgtgttaacacacacctgaagTGTCCAGACGctcaaactgccaaaacttCAGCTTTTATAGAGTTGATCACACTTGCTGATGATCAGTTAATCAAAGGCATTTGATTAGCAGTGCCTGACCATTACTTACTTTCTTAATTCCTATGTCATAACAGTGTTGAGTGAAAAATGTTGGACAGCTAATTAATTAAGTTtttagtaaaataaattaaatatccaTCTGAGAGACTGTCTGAACTTTAGCACTAttgtgtagttttttttaatgtaaatattgtaGCAAGCAGGGTGAGGCCGAGGGCTGTGAGAATGGAGCAAGGCCGGTGGAGTGATTGATAATGAGCTTGACTTGCCTCGTATCTCTTTGTAGCttcggaagtataaaaggaggagtgatgAGAGTGAATGTGTTTCTCGTCCATGAGGGGCTGCCGCgcttttactttcgttttgtgtttgttttattattaaagttgtTAAATGTTCGCCGATTCccacctccttcttccctgaacaACACACATGTTACAATTATGTTAGATAATTGTGTAATTGCTCAAACATTTAATAGTTCTCACTACAGGAACATTTAGGATTTGTgcatataatgttttaaaactaaTGACTGGAAGGCAAATGTACCTCGTTCATGGAAAGATTTAGCTGATTTTAGATTTCTAGCTGTTGTCTACTTTTACTTTACATTTCTCTCagatgtttttgtaatttatttcactATCATTTCAGACCTGATACTGAAGAATGAGGAGAGTGAAGAGGAGGAGAAACAACATGATATcaaaactggagaaaaaaatcactcacaggCTGAAAgtatttctttactgaaaagaAGAGACAAGAAATGTTTTACCTGCcgtcagtgtggaaagagttttacatACAAAAGGAATCTCAAGGTTCACATGAGggtccacactggagagaaactgtTCACATGCGATCAGTGcgggaagagtttcacacacaaaaagaatcTCAAGGTTCACATgtggatccacactggagagagaccattcacatgtgatcagtgtgggaagagttttgtAGAACAAGGAACCCTTAAGACACACATGAacatccacactggagagaaactgCATGAATGTGATCAATGTGACAAAACGTTTTTGTGGGCTTCAGGCCTGAAGAAGCACCAGACAGTTCATTTACAGGAGAAACCACATTCatgttctttgtgtggaaaaaGGTTTTATCATCTGCAAAATGTAAAAGTTCATCAGAAAATACATTCTGGTGAAAAGGTACATGTGTGCTTtgagtgtgggaagagttttatTAGAACTGCAGATCTGAATCGGCACCTgaggattcacactggagagaaaccttacaagtgttcacactgcgacaagagattcagtgagTCAGGACATCTGAAGaaacatgagaggatccacactggcgagaaaccttacaagtgttcacactgtgaccaAAGATTCAATCAGTCAGCacatctgaaaacacatgagaagatccacactggagagaaacggCCAGAAGTTGGCGATATCACTTTGTAGAGATGCACTATGcatctatagactgaacacataatacacatgcgcatgacgtcaccgttttcactgAGTGTGCtccacaagtcctgaaaagtgaggCCAAATGTCTTGATCACCCCCAGATGGCTGGacccagtataggtcataaaccccgacCTCTCCATGTAAACTAAACAAtgaaattacacttcaaataattttttcccaGAGATGCGCTGCATCCCAGttcgcctacttatactacACCCTATAAGTATACcctttttgtgaaaaaaaaaaaataataataatttttgagtgtagcagaagagtagacaaactttgggacatactatcacGTCATAAAATAGCGTCTTTAATGGTTGCTCTCTGTCGCTTAGTTACACGCATTCTGTCACCGTAAACTGGCCtatcaatcatcttgtcacagttaaaatcctccccgattcatttcatttcatttcctaCCATATCGGAGAGAAATGCAGTAGCATGTTGATTAAAACTGGAGCAGTCAggctacttaaaaaaaaagttcagggGCGTGTGCTTGTGATTGGTTCTGCGGGAGtatgggcgggaccttgataccACGGCTCCacgctcactactgcgcagattCTGGCTCTGAAACAATATAATTAGtgcaagatgtcagcgccatctTGGGGCATTGGCGGCTTCAGTTGTCTACAATTGAAGAGAGTAAAGGTGCGTCGTGTCAGTGAAGCAGAATGCATGACCTGCAAAGCTGGCACGTACGTGTCAGTGTCAAATAAAGGTGCTAGCGACCTAGAAGCCCACATAAGCTCCGCAAAACACAAAATTGCAGCTAAAGAAGAGAGTTTGTCAGGtaaattgacccttcgccgggagtttgatttgacaagcgatctaaccagtCTTAACgcagaatccgccattttgtccgacaaagcagtcaggagttagaagattaacctcggtggacttgaacttgaaaagtgctgtgtactgacgtctttctgcgtttgaaacaacattccttctgatgttcattcatgtttatttgatgatataaattaactagtaggaagagatgatcggttcatgagccgcttgagctgaggcgctacaacaatctgtcatgacacattaaagagacacaaaacgttttttatttttttcgaatttcttaaaaaatttcacaatttgaaagctgggactttgtttaatatcataagtaacctactctgtcttgtctgtcgacgtgttgtcatcctctttgctccgcgatgtattttgaAATCCGCGATGAAAAGGGGTGCCAATAGATGATGCAAAGTGCTTTGATCAGGTCACCAACCTGAAGAAATTCACAGAAAGGTGTAACAGTGATGGAGATTTCTTTGATCTGCAAGCACACGAGAAGTGGACCAAATATTTTGAAAGGTCCAAAAGCATAGAGTTTCATTCAGAGCTACTGAAGATTGCACAGTTTTTCTTTGCTGTTCCTTCTCACAATACAAATGTAGAGAGAGTTTTTTCATTGATGCAAAGCCAGTGGACAAAGGAAAGAAATCACTTGTCTGTTGAGTCACTGAAGGGTATTCTGTGTACACAATACAACTATAGACTTTCATGCGTACTTGATTGGTAACCCAGGACTGTTGGGAAAGATTCGATCTTCAGGAAAGTATACCAGCGaaatcagaattttttttaactgaaatttttttttatggcaactaattttattttaacctATGGCCATGAAAAGAAATGGTGTAATGTAAAAGGTGTTAAAAGCTAaaccttttgttgttgttattctaTTGTTGAGGGCCATGAGTGAAATGGAAAGGATGTATTACTTTATGTATTAAAGTTCAATAACATAATTGCATGGTTGTGAATGCATTTGTCAAGTCGCCCCCACTATCctctttttttgaaaacaaaaatatggtcaccctagtttacatggagataaTAACtctattgttttcaaaaatttgcACTTTGAACCCCGTTTTCTAAAGTTAGTGTTTTCAGGCACCCAAAACGctattgtcatgaaaatgaacGGCCAGAAAACttaagtttttagttgaaaatggtgtcgtgtaaacagcctcAAAATCTGTCCTATCCAGCCACAATGAGCGACAGGACAAAGAAACATCATCAAAATTTGTGACAGTGAATAAAGTTCATCTTAAAGACCAGCAGTTTTAACTGTGAGATTCACATCAAAGCATAGATGGAAAAAATTAttcttgaatatcattttgcttCAAGATATAAATTATATCATAATGCTTTATTAtgagttttattttgttaaattttattATACTGCATATGAATCACTTGTAGTTTGTTTACACTTATGAAAAaagtaggtttatttatttatttaaaacaactaGTTATTCTTCCACTTGTAGTGTATTTAGAAAACTCAGATGTAAgatcttttcacttttattctCTTGGGATGCTTTGCTATCTTGTTAGTCAATAAAGAGAGAAATGAATctaatttgttttcatttttcctttttttttatctgctttactaattagcatattaataatgttatcaaaaacattaattgtcCCTTTTTATTTTCCGCTGGTTCTTCTTAGATCAAGAATAAATCATTTCATAATTTTAGTTACATCTAAAAGCCatgaaatgttaatattatCATTGTGTTTGGGGCTTTCCATGATTAATACCTAATATATTTCACCCACACATGACAGAGGGAATTAGACTGCTGTCTGTCTACACCAGTcactgttttacatttatttttgtttagtatgTCGTTTTATTGACGTTAACTGCTCGCGTCTCGCGGTGATGACGTCATCATTAGCTCGCAGCTTCAGTCAGCCTCGAGTCGTCTGAGGTAACCAGTTTATTCACGCAATTTCGTGGTAAGACAGTTTGTTAAAGCAACATTTACGaggttatttttaaaatgtgttcatCGGGTTCGTCGCTATTTGTGTGTATGCTAActaaaatcttatttttaaagAAGAAGGTTTTATTTGCCTTTTTCTTTTCACATACAAAACGATAAGATGCTAGCGAACTACTTTGTTGTTATGAATGTATTTATGAAATCAAACTATATTTAGATTCATATAGACACATTACAGTGGCTGATAAAGATGGGTGTCATTAATGTTTATCTTAAATTGCTGATATTTTTCTGTATCATTTGAGAAATATCTCTTTCATAAGCTTTCAGCATATATCCTGACTCAAACAATCTGTTTCTAGCAGCAAATACTTAGAATAAAGTGAGATGATCTGCTGCTGATCCTGAATGTCTTGTTTAATGAGTATTGATAGTCTATGGATCATCACTATTATCAGAGCAGCTGAAAAGCCTCTTATTTCATGTCAATAGATCCTCATTCATTATGTTGATGTCTTCAGATCCGTAAATTGCAACATTAAGCTCATTTTATTGGTGTCAACAGACACCGCCAGCTATTGTGTCTATTTCATGATTGGTTTTTGTACGTAATACTAACACCAGTGCATTAAGTTCTCATGgattttatacaatgtaaaataaaagatcaaagaATAAGGCAGAAAATACAgtatcaaaagtttggaaacaattgtttaatgttttagtcTCTTCTGCggactacatttatttaataaaaatgcagcaaaaagagtaatattttgaaataacaatttaaagtagctgttttatatgtgaatatattgtaatatgtaCAATATATGTGTATGCATGtatatgaattttcagcatcattactccagtcttcagtgtcacatgatcctccatatgctgatttgctgctcaagaaacatttctgattattataaaagttgaaaacagttgtgctgcttcactgaactttctattcaccaaagtatcctgaaaaatttaatgtatgatggtttccacaacaattttaatcaacagttttcaacagatgataaatgtttcttgagctgcaaatcagcatattagaatgatttctgaaggatcatgtctAGTCGATTAGTCGGTGCAACCCCTACTAGATAGATAAATATGTGAACATACATACTTAAAATGTGTGAATTATTATAAGAACAAACTCAGTAAGTGATTTCTT
The DNA window shown above is from Ctenopharyngodon idella isolate HZGC_01 chromosome 10, HZGC01, whole genome shotgun sequence and carries:
- the LOC127521162 gene encoding zinc finger protein 239-like, with product MRDPEHCRMKHTEEQRDLILKNEESEEEEKQHDIKTGEKNHSQAESISLLKRRDKKCFTCRQCGKSFTYKRNLKVHMRVHTGEKLFTCDQCGKSFTHKKNLKVHMWIHTGERPFTCDQCGKSFVEQGTLKTHMNIHTGEKLHECDQCDKTFLWASGLKKHQTVHLQEKPHSCSLCGKRFYHLQNVKVHQKIHSGEKVHVCFECGKSFIRTADLNRHLRIHTGEKPYKCSHCDKRFSESGHLKKHERIHTGEKPYKCSHCDQRFNQSAHLKTHEKIHTGEKRPEVGDITL